TTTTGTATATCACTATTGTGCATGAGATTTGGTTAGATTTGAAGGAAcgtttttgtcaaaaaaatgaTTCTTGTATTTTTCAGTTACGAAAGTACTCTATTTCTGCCCTCTCTCAAGGGAAACTCTCTATAAGTACTTACTTTACTTGCCTAAAAATTTTTTGGGACGAGTTAGCAAATTACAAGCATGTTCCTGCTTGTTCTTGTGGAGCAATGCGTACCTAGAATTATTATGTTCAGTGAAAGCATGTTTTACAATTTTGAATGGGATTGAATGAGTCATTTGCCTATGCTCATAGATATTGCTTATGGAGCCTTTGCCTCCTCTTAGTAAAGTCTTTTTACTTGTTTTACAAGAAGATCAACAATAACGATAAATTTTTGTTGTGCCTCTTTAAAATGTTGATTCACATGTGTTCATTTCTAAAAGTGATGGCGCTAGATCTGTTAAATCATTCTCTAATAAGGAAATACAAGTATGTAAATATTGTGAAATCATTGGTCATGtgattgaaaattattataaattgcaTGGTTTTCTATTGGACTACAAACCAAAGCTAAAGCAACAGTCTCTGGCCAATCAGGTTGTTCTTAATGACAACTATTTCTCGTCtgtttctcctttctctttgaatgaGGCTTAGTATCAACATTTATTGTCCttgcttcatcctccaaatccTTTTGATGAATCTTCTCATGCTATTAATACAGTAACTTCGAATTCATCATTTTctgatacattttttttctcacaATAACATTCATTATGTTTTCTCTTCCAGTTAATCCACTGTTTTTTTATTCCAAGTTTTGGACTCTTGACATGGGAGCCATAGATCATATGGTCcattttattgattattttacctCCATTACTAGTAATGTACACTCTTTTGTTAAGTTTCCAAATAGTTAATCTGTGTCTGTTACACATATTGGCTCTATTCGACTTTCTGAACATCTCATTTTAAGTGATGTTCTCTGTGTACCTTCCTTTACATTCAAGTTAGTTTCTATTAGCAAACTTACTGAGTCACTCActtgttgttttttgttttattctgaCCTATATTTCATTCAGGACCTGATTCATTAGAGGTTGATTGGAGTGTGTAGACAATAAGGAGGCCTTTATATACTGCAGCAACCAGGctcttctttttctaaaactcttctttgtttttttttactgCTTCACATAATGcctattgtgacgcccccaaatttcgtttgggatcggacggacatttgaagcgtcgagacatgcaacataaggttacctgcccccgttcatgacatataagatgcaatattcctaacatgcatctaacaatatgcaatattcgcagcggataaattttttctttagcaatactatgcaccaaattgaaaatatcccaaatgcttaaaacatatttcatacataaaaatccattgaacaactaagatcacaacactagtccaaaatggttatgatccaaaaagtactagagatgcaactcaatcgtacaagtagtaatttacgttaattactatattaacatttatgtcgcaccgtcgcttagtcaactgtgtctagttgatcagctcctgattctccttcaggtcctgtaacaagatctaccattcggggagaatggtagttgggactatcaaagtgagatttgattacaaatctcagtaagttaacaaaaaacttccacacaagctaataatgcatggatgacagtaaaagcataaatgcataatcaaattcataagtaattaaagcataacttggcgtgcaacatagcataattgacataacttaaattgaaacatgaactgaacttgacttgacatgagcttgatctgaaacttgacttagcatgaacttgctttgaaacttgaattaacatgaaaaatacatactccacagttgttgtggccccatgtattctacgtgtaaatacatactccacagttgttgtggccccatgtattctacacaaacttgacttaacatgaaaaatacatactccacagttgttgtggccccatgtattctacgtgtaaatacacactctacagttgttgtagccccatgtattctacacaaacttgacttaacatgaaaaatacataatccacagttgttgtggccccatttattctacgtgtaaatacatactccacagttgttgtggccccatgtattctacggaaacttattctttaactgcttaaatacatactccacagttgttgtggccccatgtattctacgtgtcacaattgttgtgtctcacgtagtgtacgcaccacaattgctgtgaccccatacataagtaatcaagatgaaacgtgactggaatacgaaatgactgaagccttgacgtaacataacatgacttgaacataacttgaaatacatgaccaactttagatagaaacatttcgtaacatggcataacatataatagacaacatatttaacatgacatacttgcaacagtgaatattacatgacttgacatacatgtaatagatgacatacttagcatgatgtacttgtaaggtacagtaacacatgacagaatatattaagtaacagataaaaattgatgacagaataaattttgtataatagacaattatgtgataacttggcatggcatgacatatatgataacacacatacatacactgcagttcctttacttagaacacatatacagtagactgctagtaagttaaaagctaacttacctcgatctccgcgtttcttataaaacttcaagtgcgattacgaggaactgtaattaatgattctaaaagttagaactaaatcactaataatttgagatatggaaaatactaacttaaagagtaaaattttcattttactctctacatgtgagaaaatgaccgttttacccataacttaaagattttgcatactaattccaaaagtttccaaaatttacattcctcatgtaaattttgtcctaaacttaaatatcaactcagaaaaatttaaaacaaaacacaactatgaagaacacactatggccgaaacatccataggccatttcccttgatttttgttgcaattccttctaacttcaaaactcatgcttaaaccaaaattttgcaacaaacatcttccaatcctaagtttaaaaccatacttaaaacatccatttagaaaaagctaataattaacaccaaactttttttgtaaaaagatccaagcacttgaatcacaagttttgaccttatatcaaaacatctccaagaatttcaaaaatcaaatcttacttctaacatattcataatatcatcctaacatcaaccatgctttaaatcatcaaactaaagtcaccaaaatcacaaaataacatttggagtttttggttttacacttaatccaaaaatagaaactttttcctcaactagttttgataaatctcttgatctatgacttataaatatatgatcttcaaaccaaaccatcacatggtttaaaaagatgtcttaaaacatatataagcttctaattcaagatcacatggttagaaattaaccaaaacataaatttagccaagaatatccacactttggcttatttgaatatctctttgcataaaatttcatctttttgaaactaacaccaaatatcttcaaaataataatataacatgtatataagatgtttaggatcttccaataaaattatcaaagtcattggaataggtttagactaccaaagagttaaactttctcaaaacagaaattgtttttcttcttctagtttctaagtttctaaatctaagaaaatctttcatcaaaacttttaatcatgcaaaaatcctcaaccaatagtcacatatacatgttaacaatactccataaaaattttggatcaatatctatccattagcttggtcaaaaactccaaactataacatattctccagtttatctcccagaatgacctttctatagtttacacaatatttgactgaccaaatgatcttcaaatggggaaaataagatatccatgtaaactagactaaaaaaagaacaacttatatgaaggagactttatgataaaatacttacaaaagcttcgaaatgggtgtgcaaaagacctcctaaaagctgtccgagagagagtgtttgatattctttcaatggaaagtgtaaatgaagataatttcgtggggagaggtggctggagatacttatggatgagatatggaagagatgacgctggagttgagagttgagtgtagttttctcctacccaaaatatctataaaagattatctcataatattctatccaatagtatctacaaaaaatcaacttaagatatttttatctaataatatctataaaaatcaactcaaaatatttttacctaataatattcatgaaaattatctcaagatatttttttttatccaataatatctacagttttgaacagacgttttgtccgaaaatatgaaaaaatgttattgcgtcataagactttaaataaccatccgagtctaatggcacaaaccataatacattttgacacttctaactatctccaataatcaaaaacacacttctgataccataataaataataacactaactatgtagttagacaaaaacctatacgattaatggattcgtgaaaacttatggggttttcacgaggttcctaaagttaatagaaatttcacaatagaatttctagcaggctgttacacctattttcttaatcatatgCCTATACATATTTGTTCTGCATGATCCAAATGCTCACTGTTTGACGTTAAAAGGGCATAATAGACTAGGTTATCCTTCTAATTCAAGGATGTTGTTTGTGAATAAATTTGTTCCAAATTTGATTGTCCCACATGATCCATGTATGATTTGTCCcttagctaaaaaaaaaaaaaaaaaaaaaaaaatctccctTCTCTTGAATTGCTCATCTATCTGATGCTCCATTTGATCTTGTACATTGTGGTGTTTGGGGACCATATTCTGTTTCTACTGTTGAAggttacatatattttttgacTATTGTTGATGATTCATCTCGTGCCACATGGGTttatcttattaaaaataaatctgaggtgccttttctcattaattttttttttcaagatgatcaaaactcaatttcataaaataaaaacatctcaCATTGATTATGGTGCAAAATTTTCACTTTCTTACTGTTTAAATTTCAAAGGCATTATACAACAACACAACTGTGTTGAAAATCTACAACATCATTCTATTGTGGAGAGATAACATCAGCACATATTTAATGTAGCTTGAGCCTTAATGTTTCAATCTCACCTGCTATTTAATTTTGGGATGATGCTATTTTAATAGTTACCTACATTATTAATAGGTTATCTACTCCTATCTTAAACCATAAGTCTCCTTTTGAGATTTTGTTTAAGTCATCTCCTTCTTATAATCAATTAAGGACATTTGGTTgcttatatttttcttcaactctACAAAGATCTCGGACCATATTTGATCCTAAAGCTCGTGCTTGTGTTTTCCTTGAATATTCTTTCGTAATCAAAGGATCTTATAAACTTCTTGATCCCAAAACAAATAAGTGTTTTAACTCTAGACATGTTGTTTTTCATGAACATGTTTTTCCTTGTGCATCTTCAACACTAATGGTTTGTTTCTTGTGCATTCAACAGTGCCCTTTTCTAATGACTCTTCTAATGATCGTTCATCATTAGATCATTCCATCTCTATTCCTTCTAATACTGAAATTCCACCTGTGACTTCCCCAATAATTTCTCATACCCCTCAAAGATCCACTAGAATCAGAAGAGTCCCTAGATACTTGCAAAATTTTCACAATAACTCTTCTTTATCTGCACACTCTTCATTAGATCCTGTACCaagtttcctcttcttcttctctattACACAACAAATATGATATCtcacattttctttcttatgcTCGCTTTTCTTATGCTCATAAATCTTTTGGCTTGTCCATCACTGTTGATATTGAACTTAAGTTCTATCATCAAACAGTCAAGCACCCTCATTGGAGAGATGCTATGACTACTAAGATTACAaccttgaaaaataataatacatgcaCTGTTACTTTACTAGCTCCTGATAAAAAAGCCCATAGGCTGTAAATGGGTCTACAAAATTAAGTATCGTGCTGATGGTTCCATATAGCGTTACAAGGAAAGATTGGTTGCTAAGGGTTATACCCAAAAAGAAGGTTTGGATTATTCTGATACTTTTTCTCTAATAGCTAAAATGGCTACTATTCGAACATTTCTAGCTATTACTGTTGTCAAAGGTTGGCATCTTACCCAACATGATGttaataatgtatttttatatagggatttatatgaaaaaatgtataTGAAGTTGCCTCCTGGTTTTCATGTTAAAACGGGGGTCCAAGGTTTGTAAGCTCAACAAATCTCTTTATGGTCTGAAATAGGATTCTAGACAGTGGTTTTCCAGGTTCTCAACTTCTATTCTTAATTTGGTTTTGTACAATCCAAAACTGATTATTCTCTCTTTACCAAGTGCACGGGTTCCTTCTTCAttgcatttcttttttatgttgatgacattctcATAGTTAATAATGATGTGAATTCTATGGGGCACTTAAAGTCCTTGCTTGATGATAAGTTCAAGCTTAAGGACCTTGGTTagctcaaatattttcttagattggAAGTGGCTAGATCTCCTGCAGGAATTTCTTTATGCCAAAGAAAGTATTCTTTAGAAAATTTTCAAGATGCTGGTTTCCTTGCATCTAAACCAGCATCTTTTCCAATAGAGCATAATATCAAATTAGGTAAAGAAGAAAGAGATTTACTCCCTGATTTTACTATCTATCGTAGACTTGTTGGGAGATTTCTTTACCTTACATTGACATGACCAGATCTATCTTACTCTGTGCATAGGCTTAGTTAGTACATGGCTCAACCGAGGTAAACACATCTCACACTAGCTTATAGAGTTTTGTAGTATATTAAGAGTACTCCTAGTCATGTTCTCTTCTTTCTAACTGCTAACTCCTTGTCACTTAAAGCCTTTGCAGATTCAGATTGAGCTTTTTGCCCTGACAACCGTCGTTCTACTAGTAGTTATTGTGTATTTCTTGGGAACTCTTTGGTTTCTTGGAAGACCAAGAAATAAGCTATTGTTTCTCGTTCTTCAGCAAAAGCTGAATATTGTTCCATGTCATCCACTTCTTGTGAAATTATTTGGTTTCTTACTCTCCTTTTTGATTTCAGTATAACATATTGCATTGGATTGTCACTTTATCCGTAACAAAATCCAAGCTGGGATCATCAAGACTTTTCATCTGGTTTCTCATCACCAACTTGCTGATATTCTAACCAAACCTCTTGGTCATCAATAGCTTCACAATTGAGTCACCAAGATGGAAGTGCATTCTATCTACTCTCCATCTTGAAGGAggtatcacatatatattttatatttttggtccACGTGTCATGTATTTTGTAGTGCTTTATTTGTACAGTGTATTTCTAGTGTTTTATTTGTATAGAGAGTATAAATACCACTCTTATATTTCACTTGTAATATTCGATCACTATTCAATTtcagatcaataatattttgtgtCGTGCTATGTACAGGCCCTGTTGGGAGCTTGTTTGCGCACATCATGGATGTTTATGTCATTTCACCTCTGATTTTAGTCAAATGTCAAAAATGTCCCTTACTTTCTCTTCCCTCCTTCAAGCGATTCGATAGAACTATCTCCTCTTTAATTCTTATCTCTCTTCCCAAAATACAGCCCAGACACATCGACCCAAACCAAAGTGGCCTTGCGTTTGAGTGCTCTGAAAACAAATCTCTACCATTTGAGTTCCCTTTGCATTTTCGCCACCACTGTCAGTATGTACAATCTCATTCAAAGCGTTTGAGTGCTCTAAAATAGATCTCATCCTCCAAAAAAACAGATGCTTAAATACTTTTTTCCAAAATGCTTAGATATTAAAGTCATTACATACAAATTCTCATATATTTGAAGTGAGATCATTGGCATCCAACAAGACTGCAAGCCTTGAGGATATTGGAAATGAAAACAAGTTTTATGAGAGAAATGTTGTACCTCCTAGATACCAAGAATTTTGTGCTATATATATGAACGAACCAGATGGTCTTCCAACTAGAGAGACTACTTCCTAAAATCCAACCATAGGCTAAGTAAGCGGAGGTCTATCGGATTAAACAAACAAGAACTGGATACttgttttttgtaagtaaagtaagaaatatatatagctTTTACCATAGAAAGAAGAGGCTAGTTCCTGGCTTTCTTCTTTCTAGAAGTCTTCTTAGAGCTAGAGTAGCTCTTCCCTTCCCCTTTTATACATTCTCCTATATTCTATGGTCAATCGAGAGAAATCGGACTTGggagtgaaagaaaaagatgaataGAGAAAGAATATAGAAGGACAGATCTCTCTTATCTAGGGTATCCTGAGATGATGATGGTACTGGTGTGAGATATAGAGCAACAAATCAAGTTTTACAGAGTAGGTTAGGGCTCAGGAGTCAAGAGAAGGAGCTTGAACAGTTAAAATTGTAGCCAACTGAAATGACGCGTTTTATTTCTATGCTTTTTTCCCACTAATTAAACGAGACATGTTTCATTTCGTGAGCAGGGATGCCCAAACGGGGACTGCATCCagaatttctctaatatttttgCCCATTTTCTCCCTCAAACCTTTGAGACCTTTCTTCTTCTAGAGCTCTGTCTTTTCCCTTTCCTCTAGGGTTTCATCGTTATACCATTCTTCtttcagatttattttttcttagcaTATTCTGGTTAGAACATATTAGAACTAACACGCCGTATTGTGGTTCATTATAAATTTCTGATGAATAAGACCTTTGTCTTAAATTATCTTTTTCGGGACACTTCTATAGCTTAAAAaattaaggggaaaaaaaaacgaaaaacaaTATTCTTCGGCCACTAGGCAATTATTAGACTTATGTTCATGTAACTAGATATAGTGGCCTAGCCGcctatgcttttttttttttttttttccttggataTACGCAAATTATATCAATAGATTAGAGAAAGACAAAAGTTGGGGGTGATAAATCAAAAGACAATCAAGTTGTCGTAATTGTCCAAAACTATGAGCCAAAAGCTCAAAACAATTATTAGTTATCGTGAATATAGACGAGTTAACAAATAACAATGATGCGGAAAGCATGCATGATACAATACTGAAGCTGAAATCCACCATGCATCATAGGAGTGTTCTGagtgtttgtttttattaattgGGTATCCacaaaaatgaagataaaacaaaTCTTAATTTGCAAGAAATGGGCAAAAACAGGTTTAGAAACGCATACCCGTTCCTATAACAATTAGCTTGGGCAGTCACATGACAGGCTTCGAAGGAATTCATGACAAAGTTGATGCCATGAAGAACAGGCCGGAAAAAACAGTTAGCAACAAATGAAACAATCACAAaatataacaacaacaacaataataaaaacgTGATTTTTATTGTCCAAAGTTTCTTTACAGAGTTActagtgaaaaaataaatttcttctcGGAGCCAATAAAACATTATGTTCCCAAAAGCCTGTATTCAGATCTTGTCCGATTCGTTTAATTTACATAGTACAATAGCTTAATTATTTCAACAATATATTGTTAACTGGATTTGTAGTTTATTTCACAAACTTAATATCACAAGAATCATTCATAATGCTGATGGGATTTTATCTAGCTCATTCACACCAAGAAGCGCTTTGTTATTTGCTAAGAGTAAGTTGAATAACATTTGTCCAAAATCCTCAGCTCACAGTTTTTTGATATGGACGTACTCTCCTGCAGTTCATGAGTTGTACTTGGGATCAACACAttaatagaaaaaggaaaacattCTTCGATTAGTTTTTAAAAGGGAGgagaaaaatttactttttactttGTTTCTCTTGTTGGTGGCTCATAATTTTGTTGCTCGGGCAGGCATAGCTGAAGATGGAAAGGGACATCCAAGTCGCCTCTGGGGTTAGTTCCATATGGGATGAAAGAACTTATGCTTGCAGCATTCATGTGCCTGGTGCTGTAAACCTGAGACATGGGTCGAATTGTTAAGCTAAAAAAGTTTACTAGTCTCATAGCTAATTACCATATCAAAACATGTAACGataaattttgaattctttGGGAATGTTTGGAGCTTGGATGAATTATAAACCAGAATACCTTATTGCATAATTCCATGTTTTCTTGGCGTACAAGGTTTACCCTCTTATAGAGTTCCATATTTTCCTGATGGACAAGATTGCCCTGTGATAAAAAGAGCAGTTTTTATACTGAGACGATTCATGATAGAAAACTGTAAGAAAGAAGAACGAGTGCATTTTGCAAAGACCTTTCGGCTTAGTTCTTGTATTTCATCAGTTAGGACTTGTTCCTGCAGACGTTAAAAGGGCATGTTTAGTGTCATGCAGGTGCTTCACTTTTAAAATTCATGAACTTCATGCACACACAGAAAAGGGGCCAGAGTGGAGGGGCTGGGAGAGGGAGTAGGTTTCTGACCTTCGTGAGTCGTACACCTTGCAGACTCATTTCTAGTTGATTCTCCAGATTTTGTAGGTCTTTGACACCCAAAGCATAAAGTTGTTGTCCCATCATATGCCTGCCTTATCATGACATATTAATTTGCTACGTACTTTATGGTTTATATAATTGTGGAGAGGGTTAAACTGCATGACTATTGTAATAATGTTGGAAAGACATACAGTAATCAAGCTGGTTTTTGAGGTATTTTACAGAGTCCACCTTTATCTAGATCTTATCATATACTATGAACATccgaaaaataaattttggacACATGTTTgtaatttatagatattttattttgtactgGCAGAGCAACGAGTCAACCTTCCTGTACAGGCCGGGTTAATCGCCTTTTGTTCCCTGTGAAATATTATCTAATTTAAGCTGAAGGAGATCATAGATGGTACCGTTGGTTTACTTGCAAGTTCTGCAGTTCTTGCCTTAAGATTGCTACCTCCCTTTGCCAGAACTAGCAAGTACAGAAGCACAAGTTAATTGCGTCAAAACTGCAAAGTTCTTTTCTTCATCATgacgaaaaagaaaactaagagAATGAAAAATCTGTCCATGAACATTAACTACTTAAAAATAAGTGGTCAACTCATTTTGTTGATTGGAGTCTGGTTGTGTCACatgtttctttataaaaaaggaAGTTTTTGTTTATTGGGGGGAGAggaaaaatgatgaatatattCTAAGCTTTTTTTTGCCTCATCAGCTCTTCCTTTAATGGAAACATCTAGGATGTCCATTTTGGTTGGCTGGctcaaatgcatgcatgctccaAATAATTTGGACAATACAACAGAAAGATGCATATTGTTTTGTAGCAGTGTGGTTGATTTATACCATGGATTAGCTAATCCAACTtagtcatgtaatattttcattaatttgagaCAGTATGCACAACCACGTCCTGCAATTTGAAGCAATTACACAATTTAAACTTTCATAGTTTGACAGTTCACTACTTGATATCTTGTACTGATACTGCTTCGATCGTACGTCAAGACAAACGAACTATCTTATAATGGAATTATATATGTCAAAACATTGCAAAAGCATCAAGAGCTTGTTTGGAGGATAATATGTATTAGTTAGCAGGATAATGCTTGTGATTTTGCAAGTGCAAGCAAATAATTTGTAGCTCATATCCTTGGCTGATGTGAAGGCTATAACGTTACTAGATAATTTGAACTATTTTTTGGAGCAGATTATACGAGCTCAACCCAACTAAGCTTTAATGACATATATTTGCAATGGATCAGCTACGTAAATCCTTTTGCATATAGACTAGACATAATTTTTGATATTGCTGGTATTCTCTTCCTGGTTCTGAATGCACAGAAGAACTCATTAAACAAAACATCTAGTGTATTTagcagtaaatatatatatatatatatatatttatatttgtatgcatatatgtagaCACATTAACACAGATTAAATACCTGTGTGCTCTTGTGtgtatatacatacattcatacatacatacagacatacatatatttatatataatcattactaGTCCTGAAATGAAGCGAAAAACGGTTTTATGACATTGGCAAAGGTATGCTGTCATAACTTAGAATGTCAAATGTAACCATGAAAATTttcacacactctctctctctgatctcatGTTTCTCTGTCTCTTTTAAATCGATCATGTTCTTCTTCAGTTATaattctaagtatttttttttatgcatgagAACTATTTAACTAGAATGACAATGATTATGTTGATTAAATATCTGAGGTTCTCAGCCAAGGAATTGGATGAGCTCTGCTATGCTTAACTTGCATCTTGAAGGGTTTTGTAAGATACGAAGCAAGGGCCAAAAAGAAAGTATGTGAAAATTGGAGAAATATGAGCAGGAATTATTACTGCTTGTAGGGTATTCTTGCAAAACCATTGCTCTTGGATGCTCAAGTTTAAAGAACTTCTGTTCTTTAAgatcttttttatgtttttgcctGGAAACATAATTCCATTAAAAAGTAGTTCCTTTGACTTGGCCTAGCATGATGCTAGACTATTGTGATACTGATTGTTTTATGACCCTCCAGTTGGTTTGTGACCATTAACTGAGAGTTGGATGCCTTGTTATTGGAGTGATAACAACACTCAGGAGGAACAGAGCATCACATGATGTCCTTTTACTGATACATAGGCCGGTACTTGAGTTAATTTTTGGTTGATTAAGAACTTGAGATTGCTGTTTCAGCTGAAAGCTTTGTGATATTGTATCGATgcataaacaacaaatatgttGTTGTTGGTGTCTTGATGTACATTTCAGTCTTCTGCAAGCATATGTGTGTGCAAACAATGCGATTGGACGGCGAGGTTAAGGtttagaaggaaaagaaataaaagaataataagggAACTTAGAAATTCGAGGTTTATCTTTTTGTTTACATGATTATTGATCAGGCAGAACTGCAATAGGAAAAACGAGGTACTTGAACCTGATGACTACAGTGACTagacttttcattcttttcttcaACCATATATGGGAAGAAACTATGCCTTCTATTTTTTCTAGTGGAGATAAAAGATCCCCAAATTGATAGATATATATACTTTAATGTGACAAGTGAGGGCACATGAGGAGGGGCTGTGCATGTGTCCAAATGGGCACAGGGGAGGGTTAGACATGGTAGACAATAAATGCTAAGACAAGGCTATTACAGCACAAGGCATGAGGTTTGATATTGAAAAGTAAAATTGGATAGTTTGGATATATTTTATCGGTCACTGTGATAGTTCTTCTCAATTCATCATGTTTAAAAGACCAACACTAGAAGTACTCATGTATTCTTAATTTA
This genomic window from Carya illinoinensis cultivar Pawnee chromosome 7, C.illinoinensisPawnee_v1, whole genome shotgun sequence contains:
- the LOC122315315 gene encoding MADS-box transcription factor 23-like, which gives rise to MGRGKIAIQRIDNSTSRQVTFSKRRKGLIKKAKELAILCDAEVSVVIFSSTGKLYEFSSTSIKAVTERYNKTKGEHQQLQNPASEVKFWQREVAILRQELQNLQVNQRHMMGQQLYALGVKDLQNLENQLEMSLQGVRLTKEQVLTDEIQELSRKGNLVHQENMELYKRVNLVRQENMELCNKVYSTRHMNAASISSFIPYGTNPRGDLDVPFHLQLCLPEQQNYEPPTRETK